From Pontibacter actiniarum, a single genomic window includes:
- the rnc gene encoding ribonuclease III translates to MFGPFKPVRRAYHRLFNKDKVLVRALAGIIGSTPDNLRLYRLALTHTSFARQTAAGKHETNERLEFLGDAVLGAVVAEHLFKKFPYEDEGFLTEIRSRIVNRESLNQIAVKIGLNLLVKVDTSNHGMRHKSVNGNALEALVGAIYLDKGYNTTRMFILSKLVKPHVDIHNLVNTTANFKSKLIEWAQSQNLEIRFDIIKRKQQGNTTEFTSEVYIDDKPIAVGIGLSKKKADQAAAEKGLEALKIS, encoded by the coding sequence GTGTTTGGGCCTTTTAAACCAGTTCGGCGCGCTTACCACAGGTTATTTAACAAAGACAAGGTACTAGTACGCGCGCTCGCTGGCATTATTGGCAGTACACCCGATAATCTCCGCCTGTACAGACTTGCCCTGACGCACACGTCTTTTGCCCGGCAGACTGCTGCCGGCAAGCATGAGACGAACGAGCGCCTGGAGTTTTTGGGAGATGCGGTACTTGGTGCTGTGGTAGCAGAGCACCTGTTTAAGAAATTCCCTTACGAAGACGAGGGGTTTCTGACGGAAATCCGTTCGCGCATCGTAAACCGAGAGTCGCTGAACCAGATAGCCGTAAAGATCGGGCTTAACCTGCTGGTAAAGGTGGATACCTCCAACCACGGCATGCGCCATAAGTCGGTTAACGGCAATGCGCTGGAGGCACTGGTCGGGGCTATTTACCTGGACAAGGGCTACAACACCACGCGCATGTTTATCCTGAGCAAGCTGGTGAAGCCGCACGTGGACATACACAACCTAGTGAATACCACTGCCAACTTCAAAAGCAAGCTGATAGAGTGGGCGCAGAGCCAGAACCTGGAGATCCGCTTCGACATTATCAAGCGTAAGCAACAGGGCAACACCACCGAGTTTACCTCCGAAGTATACATCGACGACAAACCCATTGCCGTAGGCATAGGCCTCTCCAAGAAAAAGGCTGACCAGGCTGCGGCCGAAAAAGGGCTGGAGGCGCTCAAGATTAGCTAG
- a CDS encoding class I SAM-dependent methyltransferase — protein MNCRFCKEPLYNKFVDLVNCPPSNAFLTYEQLSEPELYFPLTIYACDTCHLVQVDEYKKAKEIFNSEYVYFSSYSKSWVEHARRYVEAMMDRFGYNEESLVIEIASNDGYLLQHFRNNGVPVLGIEPTRNTAEVALEKGIPTITEYFGAGFAHELSIKQQKANLLIGNNVLAHVPDINDFVEGLKVALRKRGVITMEFPHLLRLVEDCQFDTIYHEHFSYLSFTTVKTIFEAHALEMFDVEEVPTHGGSLRIFAKHLKDDTRQISPKVQAMLDKEEAAGIKTSAYYLGFQERVDTSKYELLQFLLDKKKAGKKVIGYGAAAKGNTLLNYAGIKGNDLIEFVVDAAPSKQGKYLPGSHIPVCEEANIREFEPDYIIIFPWNLKEEVMNQLAYVQEWGCTFVTFIPALHVCEPKPQKVNV, from the coding sequence ATGAACTGTCGGTTTTGCAAAGAGCCACTCTACAACAAATTTGTAGACCTTGTTAACTGCCCACCCTCCAATGCATTTTTAACCTATGAGCAGCTCAGCGAGCCGGAGCTATACTTTCCGCTTACAATCTACGCCTGCGATACATGCCACCTGGTGCAGGTAGATGAGTACAAGAAGGCCAAAGAGATCTTTAACAGTGAGTATGTGTACTTTTCATCCTACTCCAAAAGCTGGGTAGAGCATGCGCGGCGCTATGTGGAGGCTATGATGGACCGCTTTGGGTACAACGAAGAGTCCCTGGTGATCGAGATTGCCTCTAATGACGGCTACCTGTTGCAGCACTTCAGGAACAACGGCGTGCCGGTGCTGGGCATTGAGCCAACCCGCAACACGGCAGAGGTTGCCCTGGAGAAAGGCATCCCTACTATAACGGAGTATTTCGGGGCAGGCTTTGCCCACGAGCTAAGTATAAAGCAGCAAAAGGCAAACCTGCTGATCGGCAACAACGTGCTGGCGCATGTGCCGGACATCAACGACTTTGTGGAAGGCCTGAAAGTGGCGCTTCGTAAGCGTGGCGTCATCACCATGGAGTTTCCGCACCTGCTGCGGCTGGTAGAAGACTGCCAGTTCGACACTATCTACCATGAGCATTTCTCCTACCTCTCCTTCACCACGGTTAAAACGATTTTTGAGGCACATGCCCTGGAGATGTTCGATGTAGAGGAGGTGCCCACGCATGGTGGCTCGCTCAGGATATTTGCCAAGCATCTCAAAGACGATACCAGGCAGATAAGCCCGAAGGTGCAGGCCATGCTGGATAAAGAAGAGGCCGCAGGCATTAAAACAAGCGCGTACTACCTCGGCTTTCAGGAGCGGGTGGACACTAGTAAGTATGAGCTGCTGCAGTTCTTGCTGGACAAGAAGAAAGCAGGCAAAAAAGTGATCGGTTATGGGGCAGCGGCAAAAGGAAACACCCTGCTGAACTATGCCGGGATCAAAGGCAACGACCTCATTGAGTTTGTGGTGGATGCAGCTCCGTCCAAACAGGGAAAATACCTGCCGGGCAGCCACATTCCGGTGTGCGAGGAGGCTAACATTCGGGAGTTCGAGCCAGACTACATCATCATATTCCCGTGGAACCTGAAAGAGGAGGTGATGAACCAGCTAGCCTACGTGCAGGAGTGGGGGTGTACGTTTGTAACGTTTATACCTGCCTTGCACGTGTGTGAGCCAAAACCTCAGAAAGTTAATGTATAA
- the nadE gene encoding NAD(+) synthase translates to MEETRLMLAAAALNQTPMDWAGNLQNIQTAINEAKQNNTDLLLLPELAITGYGCEDMFLSPWLSEMAFNQLLQVKDMCDGITVAVGLPVFLNMRVYNTACVIRNKEIIGFTAKQFLANDGVHYEPRWFTPWPANEVQEFEMLGQKYSIGDIVYEEQGVKYAFEICEDAWRPNRPAERHMPKGVQLILNPSASHFALSKTDVRYRLVVDASKKYQCAYMYANLLGNEAGRMIYDGEVLIAQNGKLIRRNELLCFKDVDMECAEVCFSDNPEIAEVIEYLPPIDENKEVIAALSLALFDYMRKSRSRGFVLSLSGGADSSLCAVAVAEMVRRGVESLGREAFVEKALFFSAEDKARIAQLPQEEAQKAIVNKLLTCAYQGTVNSSDDTYTSAKELADSIGARFYNWTIDEEVKGYIGKIEHALGRKLTWEQDDITLQNIQARVRAPGIWMLANIQYALLMATSNRSEASVGYATMDGDTAGSISPIAGIDKAFIRQFLVWAQQELGYTGLQYVNNLQPSAELRPSEEEQTDEKDLMPYEVLNQIERLAFHDRYSPEEVYTILLEQQVAQAEVLKAWITKFYSLWSRNQWKRERYAPAFHLDDYNVDPRSWLRFPILSGGFREELKRVQDK, encoded by the coding sequence ATGGAAGAAACGAGATTAATGCTGGCTGCGGCTGCCCTAAACCAAACACCAATGGACTGGGCAGGTAACCTGCAAAACATACAAACTGCCATAAACGAGGCAAAGCAAAACAACACAGACCTCCTGCTTTTACCCGAGCTGGCCATTACAGGCTACGGCTGCGAAGACATGTTCCTGAGCCCCTGGCTTTCGGAGATGGCCTTTAACCAGCTGCTCCAGGTAAAGGACATGTGTGACGGTATTACGGTGGCGGTAGGCCTGCCTGTTTTCCTGAACATGCGTGTCTATAATACTGCCTGTGTTATCAGGAACAAAGAGATCATTGGCTTTACGGCCAAGCAGTTTCTGGCTAACGATGGCGTGCACTACGAGCCGCGCTGGTTTACGCCATGGCCGGCCAACGAAGTGCAGGAGTTTGAAATGCTGGGGCAGAAGTACAGCATTGGCGATATTGTGTATGAAGAGCAGGGCGTAAAGTATGCCTTTGAGATTTGCGAGGATGCCTGGCGCCCGAACCGCCCGGCAGAGCGGCACATGCCCAAAGGCGTGCAGCTTATACTTAACCCGAGCGCCAGCCACTTTGCCCTGAGCAAAACGGATGTGCGCTACAGGCTGGTGGTGGATGCCTCTAAGAAGTACCAGTGCGCCTACATGTACGCCAACCTGTTAGGCAACGAGGCAGGCCGCATGATCTACGATGGCGAGGTGCTTATTGCGCAGAACGGAAAGCTGATCCGCCGGAATGAGCTGCTGTGCTTTAAGGACGTGGACATGGAGTGTGCGGAAGTGTGCTTCTCGGATAACCCGGAGATAGCCGAGGTGATAGAGTACCTGCCGCCAATTGATGAGAACAAAGAAGTGATTGCCGCGCTGAGCCTGGCCCTGTTCGACTACATGCGCAAAAGCCGCAGCCGGGGCTTCGTGCTGTCGCTGAGTGGCGGCGCCGACTCCTCTCTGTGCGCTGTGGCGGTGGCGGAGATGGTGCGCAGAGGCGTAGAGAGCCTGGGGCGCGAGGCATTTGTGGAGAAGGCCCTGTTTTTCTCAGCCGAAGACAAGGCCCGCATTGCTCAGCTGCCGCAGGAGGAGGCACAGAAAGCCATTGTTAACAAGCTCCTGACCTGCGCTTACCAAGGCACAGTAAACTCTTCCGACGACACCTATACTTCTGCCAAAGAGCTGGCCGACTCCATCGGGGCCAGGTTCTACAACTGGACGATTGACGAGGAGGTGAAGGGGTACATCGGCAAGATAGAGCACGCCCTAGGCCGGAAGTTAACATGGGAGCAGGACGACATCACGCTGCAGAACATACAGGCCCGTGTGCGTGCGCCCGGCATCTGGATGCTGGCTAACATACAGTACGCGCTGCTGATGGCCACCTCTAACCGCAGCGAAGCCTCTGTGGGCTATGCTACCATGGACGGGGACACGGCGGGTAGTATTTCACCCATCGCAGGTATAGACAAAGCGTTTATCCGGCAGTTTCTGGTGTGGGCGCAGCAGGAGCTGGGCTATACCGGCCTGCAGTATGTGAACAACCTGCAGCCGAGCGCCGAGCTGCGGCCGTCTGAAGAGGAGCAGACCGACGAGAAGGACCTGATGCCTTACGAGGTGCTGAACCAGATAGAGCGGCTTGCCTTCCATGACCGCTATTCGCCGGAGGAGGTGTACACGATTCTGCTGGAGCAGCAAGTAGCCCAGGCGGAAGTGCTGAAAGCCTGGATCACGAAGTTCTATAGCCTGTGGAGCCGCAACCAGTGGAAACGCGAGCGCTACGCACCGGCCTTCCACCTGGACGACTACAACGTGGACCCACGCAGCTGGCTGCGCTTCCCGATCCTGAGCGGAGGCTTTAGAGAGGAACTTAAGCGGGTGCAGGATAAGTAA
- a CDS encoding SdpI family protein has translation MLFLHLLPGLLVLLIGLVLQAWPPRHINWFYGFRTHYSMRSPENWREGNRYYARLIVGTGVVSVLAGWLCHLLLQVPASILVLAGLMLPLFMGSILLTNEHLKRKYGNR, from the coding sequence ATGTTGTTTCTGCACCTTTTGCCCGGCCTGCTCGTGCTACTGATCGGCCTTGTTCTGCAGGCCTGGCCGCCGCGGCACATCAACTGGTTCTACGGTTTCCGTACGCACTACTCCATGCGCAGCCCCGAAAACTGGCGTGAGGGCAACCGCTACTATGCCCGCCTCATTGTTGGCACCGGCGTTGTCTCGGTGCTGGCCGGCTGGCTGTGCCACCTCCTGCTGCAGGTGCCTGCAAGTATACTTGTGCTGGCCGGGCTCATGCTCCCGCTGTTTATGGGCAGCATTCTGCTCACCAACGAGCACCTCAAACGAAAGTACGGCAACCGGTAA
- the lgt gene encoding prolipoprotein diacylglyceryl transferase: MNILNYILWNVDPDIFSIGPLTIRWYGLLFALGFVFGQRILTKIYVAEGRTEGDVDVITLYMIIGTVIGARLGHTLFYAPDYYLSNPIEILKIWEGGLASHGATIGILFALWLFSRKQKFDYMWVLDRIVIVVALGGALIRMGNLMNSEIIGRPTDVPWAFEFVRLGENPVVPRHPTQLYESLSVFALFVLLYWLWSKYKSALPKGLLFGIFVTALFTFRFLVEFLKENQEAFEDNLTLNMGQILSIPLIIAGLFILFRVWQNPTPALPGGRLPEKEKEKRKV; this comes from the coding sequence ATGAACATACTAAACTATATCCTCTGGAATGTTGATCCGGACATTTTCAGCATCGGGCCACTCACCATTCGCTGGTACGGCCTGCTTTTCGCGCTGGGCTTTGTCTTCGGTCAGCGTATCCTAACCAAGATATACGTAGCCGAAGGCCGCACCGAGGGCGACGTGGACGTGATTACGCTGTACATGATCATCGGTACCGTAATCGGGGCACGCCTGGGCCATACCTTGTTCTACGCCCCGGATTACTACCTGAGCAACCCCATCGAGATACTGAAGATATGGGAGGGCGGCCTGGCGAGCCACGGCGCTACCATTGGCATTCTCTTCGCGCTGTGGCTGTTCAGCAGAAAACAGAAGTTCGACTACATGTGGGTGCTGGACCGCATCGTGATTGTGGTAGCCCTGGGCGGTGCCCTTATTCGTATGGGTAACCTGATGAACTCAGAGATCATTGGCCGCCCGACAGACGTGCCGTGGGCTTTTGAGTTTGTGCGCCTGGGCGAGAACCCGGTGGTGCCGCGCCACCCGACGCAGCTCTACGAGTCGTTGAGTGTGTTTGCGCTGTTTGTGCTGCTGTACTGGCTGTGGAGCAAGTATAAGAGCGCCCTGCCGAAGGGCCTGCTGTTCGGCATCTTTGTAACGGCTCTGTTCACGTTCCGTTTTCTGGTGGAGTTCCTGAAAGAGAACCAGGAGGCCTTTGAGGATAACCTGACGCTGAACATGGGGCAGATCCTGAGTATCCCTCTCATTATTGCTGGCCTGTTCATTCTCTTTAGGGTGTGGCAAAACCCAACGCCGGCGCTGCCCGGTGGCCGCCTGCCAGAGAAGGAGAAAGAGAAGAGGAAAGTATAA
- a CDS encoding VOC family protein gives MEIKKIKETCLYVKDLAESKRFYGEKLGFKTIGEVKDRHVFFRAGASVLLCFNPEASKKGGTLPPHFGGGQLHLAFEVSKEEYQPWKEKVAALGVEIEQEFDWGGGFLSFYFRDPDEHLLEVVMEGMWERGA, from the coding sequence ATGGAGATCAAGAAGATAAAGGAAACCTGCCTCTATGTTAAGGACCTGGCGGAAAGCAAGCGGTTCTACGGCGAGAAGCTAGGCTTTAAGACGATAGGCGAGGTGAAGGACCGGCACGTGTTCTTTCGGGCGGGTGCTTCTGTACTGCTGTGTTTTAACCCGGAGGCATCAAAGAAAGGGGGCACCCTGCCGCCCCACTTTGGGGGAGGGCAACTGCACCTGGCGTTTGAGGTAAGCAAAGAGGAGTACCAGCCCTGGAAGGAGAAAGTTGCAGCGTTGGGAGTTGAGATAGAGCAGGAGTTTGATTGGGGCGGCGGCTTTCTGTCTTTTTACTTCCGCGACCCGGACGAGCACCTGCTGGAGGTGGTGATGGAAGGCATGTGGGAGCGGGGGGCGTAG
- a CDS encoding DUF5700 domain-containing putative Zn-dependent protease gives MKKLFTLIALLAACQCLKAQTIDETAAVRYFQLADSLRQGYSLKPETWRKFLKLEGNRLYIENQNFSDTYLEKYRKEMEIVYMPQNDTILQRKLKDPSRYYLTYVINEYRAHEPELLAYLGKLSSSKEAYIASMYENAYLMLPKKLQQKSPETQLHFIAIENDAIAQRGNIVFTLWAAYSFDRVNQGALAGHELHHVLRKPKQYEVAEKDKGLLLLLNRILNEGGPDLIDKKFTMASGFPENMRFGEYFLVTGEKALPMIDAAITEMATGKKAYTTKDMGKLIGSSGHIPGFYMSEVIERNGLTRKLVKNIQDPFQFVYLYNKAAKKDKAKPFTFSDEAIAYLKQVEKGAKEKN, from the coding sequence ATGAAAAAGCTATTTACCCTTATCGCATTACTTGCCGCTTGCCAGTGCCTAAAGGCGCAGACCATTGATGAGACAGCGGCAGTCCGCTACTTTCAGCTGGCTGACAGCCTCAGACAAGGATACTCTTTGAAACCAGAAACCTGGCGGAAATTTCTGAAGCTGGAGGGGAACAGGCTGTACATCGAAAACCAGAACTTTAGTGACACCTACCTTGAAAAATACAGGAAGGAAATGGAGATCGTGTACATGCCCCAGAACGATACTATTCTTCAGAGAAAGTTGAAAGACCCTAGCCGTTACTACCTCACCTATGTCATCAACGAGTACAGGGCGCATGAGCCAGAGCTTTTGGCTTACCTGGGCAAGCTGTCTTCAAGCAAGGAGGCCTACATTGCGTCCATGTATGAGAATGCTTACCTGATGCTTCCAAAGAAGTTGCAGCAGAAAAGCCCTGAGACCCAGCTGCACTTCATCGCCATCGAGAACGATGCTATCGCCCAGCGAGGCAATATTGTTTTCACCCTTTGGGCTGCTTACAGCTTCGACAGGGTGAATCAAGGCGCACTGGCGGGCCACGAACTGCACCATGTGCTTCGTAAGCCTAAGCAGTACGAGGTAGCCGAAAAAGACAAGGGGTTGCTGCTACTGCTGAACAGGATATTGAACGAAGGCGGCCCGGACCTGATTGACAAGAAGTTTACCATGGCCTCTGGCTTTCCTGAGAACATGCGCTTTGGGGAGTACTTCCTGGTGACAGGGGAAAAGGCCCTGCCCATGATTGATGCGGCCATCACTGAAATGGCAACGGGAAAGAAAGCGTACACCACCAAGGACATGGGTAAGCTGATTGGTTCGAGCGGCCACATACCAGGGTTTTACATGAGCGAGGTTATCGAAAGGAACGGCCTGACAAGGAAACTGGTGAAAAACATACAGGACCCTTTCCAGTTTGTCTACCTCTACAACAAGGCCGCGAAGAAAGACAAAGCGAAACCCTTTACTTTCTCTGACGAGGCTATAGCCTATTTAAAGCAGGTGGAGAAAGGCGCAAAAGAAAAGAATTAA